In the genome of Balneolaceae bacterium, the window CTCGGCCCGATCAAAGATATTGAACTCAAAACCAAGCGTATGATTGACCGATTTGGTACTCAGCGATATATTGCAAATCTGGGTCATGGAATTTTACCGAATGTACCGGTAGATCATGCCAGGGCGTTTGTTGAGACCGTGAAGAGTTATAGAAGTGAATCGTGAGCCTCCCCTCTTGAGAGGGGATGGATGCTCGAACACTTTTGTCGAGCATCAGGGGTGTGTTCACTTGAAGCCAGCTTATACCTTAAACAACGTTAAACACACCCCTCGCTAAACTCAATCTGCTTCGCAGCTTCGTTTATACTTTTCCCCTCTCAAGAGGGGAGGCTTCAGAATCAAACCAAAACAATGTCATCCATAAAAGAAGAATTCGCAGCGTACATCCATGATCTCCAAAACGAAATCTGTTCAACGCTTGAAGAGATAGATGGAAAATCTTCCTTCCGCGAAGATGACTGGGATCGCGACGGTGGCGGCGGAGGTAAAACACGCGTAATTGAAAAAGGTGGTGTTTTTGAAAAAGGGGGAGTTAACATCTCAACGGTGCATGGAGAACTTCCCGAGCCAATCAAAAAACACTTCAACGTAGATGATGGCTGGTTTTGGGCCGGGGGGATTTCGCTTGTGGTTCACCCAAAAAGCCCGATGATTCCTACCGTTCACGCCAACTTCCGATACTTTGAGCTGTATGATGATGAGCAGATGGCGAAATCCGTTGACGGCTGGTTTGGGGGTGGCGCCGACCTGACGCCCTATTATCTCTACGAAGAAGACGCCAAGCATTTTCATCAAACGTACAAAGATGTTTGTGATAAACACGGCAAGGATCTATATCCCGATTTTAAAAAGCAGTGCGACGAATATTTCTATAATTCACATCGAAATGAAGCGAGGGGAATCGGCGGACTCTTTTTTGATTACCTCCGCGCAGACGAAAAGCGAAGTTTAGAGAACTGGCACTCGTTTGTTGAGGATACCGGCAAAGTTTTCCTTGATTCATATATTCCAATTGTAAAAAGACGAAAGGATGAACCGTATGATGAAGAAGAGCGATACTGGCAGGAGATTCGTCGCGGACGATATGTAGAATTCAACCTAATCCACGACCGGGGTACTCTTTTTGGCCTAAA includes:
- the hemF gene encoding oxygen-dependent coproporphyrinogen oxidase, which translates into the protein MSSIKEEFAAYIHDLQNEICSTLEEIDGKSSFREDDWDRDGGGGGKTRVIEKGGVFEKGGVNISTVHGELPEPIKKHFNVDDGWFWAGGISLVVHPKSPMIPTVHANFRYFELYDDEQMAKSVDGWFGGGADLTPYYLYEEDAKHFHQTYKDVCDKHGKDLYPDFKKQCDEYFYNSHRNEARGIGGLFFDYLRADEKRSLENWHSFVEDTGKVFLDSYIPIVKRRKDEPYDEEERYWQEIRRGRYVEFNLIHDRGTLFGLKTSGRIESILMSLPPEVRWDYDFNPKKGSREAKLIEVLKEPRDWV